In Sphingomonas sp. LR60, the following are encoded in one genomic region:
- a CDS encoding helix-turn-helix transcriptional regulator, with the protein MSVFDDVALVTGHFARTLGADAWALTSTHERGASRCLVSEGVDQATCAALVQIADRIDSGYSRHAAPIWCERVAGEPVGSALVIPVQHTSGQPGAFVNLLFEQPDEDARREIENRCLREWPSVAAYFRLWEAARAAQQRTLGVETGLNLVAIGIVLLSGDGHIVFANDTARQLMDRHDGIREHRGQVQATDRSDAAALSTAIGYVLSQSGAHGAAERMPLLMLHRDNGPPLVTSFAATPHSAIADEDGALLFFVDPGLDIHLLAEPVCKLFRLSRVETELTCLLASGHTLAAAAQALHVKLGTARGYLKQVFVKTGSNRQVDLVRLIFSNLIRASAPDQVQRR; encoded by the coding sequence ATGTCGGTATTCGACGATGTCGCATTGGTCACCGGCCATTTCGCCCGCACGCTTGGTGCCGACGCCTGGGCGCTGACCAGCACCCACGAACGGGGAGCTTCGCGGTGCCTCGTTTCCGAGGGTGTCGACCAGGCGACCTGTGCGGCGCTGGTGCAGATCGCCGACCGGATTGACTCGGGCTATAGCCGCCATGCAGCACCGATCTGGTGCGAGCGGGTGGCGGGCGAGCCCGTCGGTTCGGCCTTGGTGATCCCGGTCCAGCACACATCCGGCCAGCCCGGCGCGTTCGTCAACCTGCTCTTCGAACAGCCCGACGAGGACGCGCGGCGCGAGATCGAAAATCGCTGCCTGCGCGAATGGCCAAGCGTCGCGGCATATTTTCGCCTGTGGGAGGCCGCGCGGGCCGCGCAGCAGCGCACGCTCGGCGTCGAAACCGGGCTCAACCTCGTCGCGATCGGGATCGTGCTGCTGTCCGGCGACGGGCATATCGTCTTCGCCAACGACACCGCCCGGCAACTCATGGACCGCCACGACGGCATCCGCGAGCATCGTGGCCAGGTGCAGGCCACCGACCGCAGCGATGCCGCCGCGCTGTCGACCGCGATCGGCTATGTGCTGTCGCAGAGCGGCGCGCACGGTGCGGCGGAGCGGATGCCGCTGCTTATGCTCCACCGCGACAATGGGCCCCCGCTGGTCACCTCCTTCGCCGCGACGCCGCATTCGGCGATCGCGGACGAGGACGGCGCCTTGTTGTTCTTCGTCGATCCGGGGCTCGACATCCACCTGCTTGCCGAGCCGGTGTGCAAGCTGTTCCGATTGTCGCGGGTCGAGACCGAACTCACCTGCCTGCTGGCGTCCGGGCACACGCTGGCCGCCGCCGCGCAGGCGCTGCACGTCAAACTGGGCACCGCGCGCGGCTATCTGAAGCAGGTGTTCGTCAAGACCGGCAGCAACCGGCAGGTCGATCTGGTCCGGCTGATCTTCAGCAACCTGATCCGCGCCTCCGCCCCCGATCAGGTGCAACGGCGCTGA
- a CDS encoding beta strand repeat-containing protein, whose amino-acid sequence MKSRLLIAASIPVLAWTAPVCAQTTEPGSTYTNTNTGNSAGNDVASSAYNTDNANSSTNTNSSTNDSNNTATNTQTDSSDRSMTDNSNNARTNNSVHDSNNTATSTQTDSSDRSWTDNSNRSATDNSNNSRTNNSVHDSNNTATSTQTDSSDRSWTDNSNNSRTNNSVHDSNNTATTNNSWTDSSNRSTTDSSNRSMTDNSNNSRTTTNTDGSSAAGAQVAANNGGNATDSSNRSVTNTDNSDRSSVYNDRADRSTSNTDNSNRSTTTTTTSASGAQVASNGSGSATDSRDQSNNSRMTTTNTDNSASGAQVAASGGGNASDSRNQSMNTTTTTTSASGAQVASNGSGSATDSRNMSDNSQTSSASGAQVANNGSGSATDSRNMSTNDNSDSSNRSRTSSASGAQVAANNGDATDSRNMSTNDNSDRRNTASNSGRGSVATNGDASYADSSMRSTGMASAGTGAASTSNVFGASAVVSSATLASYVTGVRVDFSQTPGGATNMVNNSLTTGDGAFQNLAGLQSLNMNTGAGASQNSAVNVSVAAGTINLGGGQ is encoded by the coding sequence ATGAAATCGCGTCTTCTGATCGCCGCCTCGATCCCCGTCCTCGCGTGGACCGCCCCCGTCTGTGCCCAGACGACTGAGCCCGGCAGCACCTACACCAACACCAACACCGGCAATTCGGCCGGTAATGACGTGGCGAGCAGCGCCTACAACACCGACAACGCCAACAGTTCGACCAACACGAACAGCTCGACCAACGACAGCAACAACACGGCGACGAACACGCAAACCGACTCGTCGGATCGTTCGATGACCGATAATTCGAACAATGCGCGGACGAACAACTCGGTTCATGACAGCAACAATACCGCGACGAGCACCCAGACCGACTCGTCGGATCGCTCGTGGACCGACAACTCGAACCGTTCGGCGACGGACAATTCGAACAATTCGCGCACGAACAACTCGGTTCACGACAGTAACAACACCGCGACGAGCACGCAGACCGACTCGTCGGATCGCTCGTGGACCGACAATTCGAACAATTCGCGCACGAACAACTCGGTGCACGACAGCAACAACACCGCGACCACGAACAACTCGTGGACGGACAGCTCGAATCGCTCGACGACTGACAGTTCGAACCGGTCGATGACCGACAATTCGAACAATTCCCGCACCACCACGAACACGGACGGCAGCAGTGCGGCGGGCGCGCAGGTCGCGGCCAACAATGGCGGCAACGCGACCGATAGTTCGAACCGCTCGGTGACCAACACCGACAATTCCGACCGGTCGTCCGTCTACAACGATCGGGCCGATCGCTCGACGTCGAACACCGACAATTCGAACCGGTCCACGACGACCACCACCACGTCCGCATCGGGCGCGCAGGTCGCCTCGAACGGCAGCGGTTCTGCCACCGACAGCCGCGACCAGTCGAACAACTCGCGGATGACGACCACCAACACCGACAATTCGGCGAGCGGCGCACAGGTCGCGGCCAGCGGTGGCGGCAACGCCAGCGACAGCCGCAACCAGTCGATGAACACCACCACGACCACCACCTCCGCATCGGGCGCGCAAGTTGCCTCGAACGGCAGTGGGTCGGCGACCGACAGCCGCAACATGTCCGATAATTCGCAGACCAGCTCCGCCAGCGGCGCGCAGGTTGCGAACAACGGCAGTGGCTCCGCAACCGACAGCCGCAACATGTCCACCAACGACAATTCGGACAGTTCGAACCGGTCGCGGACCAGCTCGGCAAGCGGCGCGCAGGTCGCAGCGAACAATGGCGACGCCACCGACAGCCGTAACATGTCGACCAACGACAATTCGGATCGTCGCAACACCGCCAGCAACTCGGGCCGTGGCTCGGTAGCGACCAACGGCGATGCCAGCTACGCCGACAGCTCGATGCGCAGCACCGGCATGGCATCGGCCGGAACCGGGGCGGCCTCGACCTCGAACGTCTTCGGGGCCAGCGCGGTGGTTTCGTCCGCGACGCTCGCCAGCTACGTCACCGGCGTGCGGGTCGACTTCAGCCAAACCCCGGGCGGTGCGACCAATATGGTCAACAACAGCCTGACCACCGGCGACGGCGCGTTCCAGAACCTTGCCGGGCTGCAATCGCTCAACATGAACACCGGCGCGGGCGCATCGCAGAATTCGGCGGTGAACGTCAGCGTCGCCGCCGGCACGATCAACCTCGGCGGTGGTCAATAA
- a CDS encoding helix-turn-helix domain-containing protein has translation MERSSLSPLSRAPALAPGDVVAGYFARRPPATERGTLLLPGAPRIYALLGGTSDARLTIRRRTSDVLPRVGFIGPTTKIAHLEHGDAILFGLRLRTTSWASLFGGDLSRFTDRVVPLSAIDLSAPPLVCDPGGDPAAAFAPWLAARLAAASDRDRLSQRLIDVIDADPRTSVAEVAAALRITPQQLSVACLHGFGLPPKRLLMLRRFLRVLRRILPDPTATGRVLWQAGYVDHSHFAKDCRRFLDMSLQGFRQRIGDADDLA, from the coding sequence TTGGAGAGATCATCGCTTTCGCCATTGTCGCGTGCGCCGGCGCTTGCGCCCGGTGACGTGGTCGCCGGCTATTTCGCGCGGCGGCCACCGGCGACGGAGCGCGGAACGTTGCTGTTACCCGGCGCACCGCGGATCTACGCGCTGCTCGGCGGCACGTCGGACGCGCGGCTGACGATCCGACGGCGGACATCCGACGTCTTGCCGCGGGTCGGTTTCATCGGACCGACGACGAAGATCGCGCACCTGGAGCATGGCGACGCCATCCTGTTCGGGCTGCGGCTGCGCACGACTTCATGGGCGTCGCTGTTCGGCGGTGATCTCTCGCGCTTTACCGATCGGGTCGTGCCGCTGTCGGCGATCGACCTCTCCGCCCCGCCGCTCGTCTGCGATCCAGGTGGCGACCCGGCCGCCGCCTTCGCGCCGTGGCTGGCCGCCCGGCTCGCCGCCGCCTCCGATCGCGATCGCCTGTCACAGCGGCTGATCGACGTGATCGATGCCGATCCGCGCACCTCCGTCGCGGAGGTTGCCGCCGCGCTGCGGATCACGCCGCAACAGCTCTCGGTCGCGTGCCTGCACGGCTTCGGGCTGCCGCCCAAGCGCCTGTTGATGCTCCGCCGCTTCCTGCGCGTGCTCCGCCGCATCCTGCCCGATCCGACCGCGACCGGGCGGGTGCTATGGCAGGCGGGCTATGTCGATCACTCGCATTTCGCCAAGGATTGCCGCCGCTTTCTGGACATGAGCCTGCAAGGCTTCCGGCAGCGGATCGGCGATGCCGACGATCTGGCCTAG
- a CDS encoding C39 family peptidase, which translates to MRDPLRLGRWMPAALLATAGCTAMPLAEGGNVTNFSPTLNFALPVTSLIGRRFETVVRQQYDFSCGSAALATLLRFHYDDPQNEQSVFLGMFRDGDQAQIRRLGFSLLDMKRYLAARGIAADGFKVSIDQIAKARVPGIALIDFDGYRHFVVVKGIDDQTLLLGDPSLGLRRETIGRFAKQWNGVFFVISGRDAVGQSHFNMPVDLARAPHGRAFLPADPLESAQLALTRPRLGEF; encoded by the coding sequence ATGCGCGACCCGCTCCGTCTCGGCCGGTGGATGCCAGCGGCGCTGCTGGCGACCGCCGGCTGTACCGCGATGCCGCTGGCCGAAGGCGGGAATGTCACCAATTTTTCGCCGACGCTCAACTTCGCCTTGCCCGTCACCAGCCTGATCGGGCGGCGGTTCGAAACCGTGGTGCGCCAGCAATATGATTTCAGTTGCGGATCGGCGGCGCTCGCGACGCTGCTGCGCTTCCATTACGACGATCCGCAGAACGAGCAGAGCGTGTTTCTGGGCATGTTTCGCGACGGCGACCAGGCACAGATCCGGCGGCTCGGCTTTTCGCTGCTCGACATGAAGCGCTACCTCGCGGCGCGCGGGATCGCCGCCGACGGCTTCAAGGTCAGCATCGATCAGATCGCCAAGGCGCGCGTGCCCGGCATCGCGCTGATCGATTTCGATGGTTATCGCCATTTCGTCGTCGTCAAGGGCATTGACGATCAGACCCTGCTGCTCGGCGATCCGTCGCTGGGCCTGCGCCGCGAGACGATCGGTCGGTTCGCCAAGCAATGGAATGGCGTGTTCTTCGTCATCAGCGGACGCGACGCGGTCGGGCAGTCGCATTTCAACATGCCCGTCGATCTCGCGCGCGCGCCGCACGGTCGCGCGTTTCTGCCCGCCGATCCGCTGGAAAGCGCGCAGCTTGCGCTCACCCGCCCGCGTCTGGGAGAGTTTTGA